Proteins found in one Dehalococcoidales bacterium genomic segment:
- the argJ gene encoding bifunctional glutamate N-acetyltransferase/amino-acid acetyltransferase ArgJ: MKTKIDFIKNGTITSVKGFTAGAVNAGIKKIVPKPDLGILYSKSPCSAAGVFTKNQIKAAPVIVSQSRLPASDIHVIVANSGSANAVTGEQGMQDALEMAALAADKLGVSANSALVASTGVIGRKLPMGVIKKGIGAIELSTEGGHDFARAIMTTDTVSKEVAVSVNNGKFTIGGVAKGSGMIHPNMGTLLCFLATDALVDKEFLSDALRKAADISFNMISVDTDTSTNDMMIILANGLKDKEKITFNTELAVAFQQALNEVCIFLAKAIAADGEGASKLIEMNVTGAVDIESARECARTVIASPLVKTAIHGCDPNWGRIIAAAGRSSAEVIEAKIDLSVCGIKLLEHGIIVDTDYQAVSKAMEEKTVVIDLNLNLGAFGATAWGCDLTAEYVSINADYTT, from the coding sequence ATGAAAACAAAAATTGATTTTATAAAAAACGGAACAATTACTTCGGTAAAAGGTTTTACGGCCGGAGCGGTTAACGCCGGCATTAAAAAGATAGTTCCTAAGCCTGATTTGGGAATTCTTTACAGTAAATCCCCCTGCTCAGCGGCGGGTGTTTTTACAAAAAACCAAATCAAAGCGGCGCCGGTAATTGTTTCTCAAAGCCGCCTCCCGGCAAGTGATATTCATGTTATTGTCGCTAACAGCGGGAGCGCTAACGCCGTAACGGGTGAACAAGGCATGCAAGACGCCCTGGAAATGGCCGCTCTTGCCGCCGATAAGCTGGGGGTCTCCGCCAATTCGGCGCTTGTTGCCAGCACCGGTGTAATCGGCAGAAAACTGCCGATGGGGGTTATTAAAAAGGGAATCGGCGCTATCGAACTTTCCACGGAAGGCGGGCACGATTTTGCCAGAGCCATTATGACCACCGATACGGTTTCCAAAGAGGTTGCCGTTAGCGTTAATAACGGCAAGTTTACTATCGGAGGCGTTGCCAAGGGGTCGGGGATGATTCACCCCAATATGGGCACTTTACTTTGTTTTCTGGCAACCGACGCCCTGGTGGATAAAGAATTTTTAAGCGACGCGCTGCGTAAAGCCGCCGATATCTCTTTTAATATGATTTCCGTAGATACCGATACCAGTACCAACGATATGATGATTATTCTGGCAAACGGCTTAAAAGACAAAGAAAAGATTACATTTAATACAGAACTTGCCGTAGCGTTTCAACAGGCGTTAAACGAGGTTTGTATTTTCCTTGCCAAAGCTATTGCCGCCGACGGCGAAGGGGCAAGCAAGTTAATTGAAATGAACGTAACGGGTGCGGTTGATATTGAATCGGCACGGGAGTGTGCCCGAACGGTTATCGCTTCCCCGCTGGTAAAAACGGCAATCCACGGTTGCGACCCCAACTGGGGGCGGATTATTGCCGCCGCCGGCAGAAGCAGCGCCGAAGTGATTGAAGCAAAGATTGATTTATCCGTTTGCGGCATTAAACTGCTGGAACACGGTATAATCGTCGATACCGATTATCAAGCGGTATCCAAAGCAATGGAAGAGAAAACAGTTGTCATTGATTTAAATCTCAATTTGGGGGCTTTTGGAGCTACCGCTTGGGGCTGCGACCTAACAGCCGAATATGTTTCGATTAACGCCGACTACACCACTTAA